In Camelina sativa cultivar DH55 chromosome 13, Cs, whole genome shotgun sequence, the genomic window CTGCGGTTAATGTCTCCGCCGTGGATGAAGCTGTCGCCGAGATCGTTAAACTAAAGGCACCTCCGGGTTTTATTAGACGTCATTGTGCTGCCATAGTTATTCAGACAGCTTTCCGAGGCTACCTcgtaagtatatataatttttaggaaagttttgttcatttacatttgcatatttttgaaattcttaaatattgtttttaggatttttggttaaaagtttGGGTTAGATGTTTTTAACGTATTTTAAATTTCTCTCTAAAAAGAGTTCTAAAATTGTCAAACAatttgtcaaaaattattaaaaaaatgtctaaattattaattattatggGATAGTGGTTGTTTTggtcataaattttattaaatttacattGGTAAAGATTTTATGTTATATGTCTAAATGagttcctatttttttttaaatgaaaaattggGAATTTATGTGTCttatatttgcatttatattGAAAAAGTCGAGGAGAGCATTACGGGCATTGAGAGGGATAGTGAAGCTACAAGCATTAGTGAGAGGTAACAATGTAAGAAACCAAGCCAAACTTACTCTAAGATGCATCAAGGCTTTGGTTCGAGTTCAAGATCAAGTActtaatcatcatcaacaacaacggTCAAGAgtcttatcatcatcaccatcccGTAATTATAACATTGAAGCAAGACGTAACTCGATGTTCGCTGAATCTAACGGTTTTTGGGACACCAAAACATATCTTCAAGACATCCGTAGCCGTAGATCTCTGGTTAGTGagtgaaaatgtaaaaaacacatatcttaaatttttgtttcttttgtgatgTGCTGACCATTAAAttgtctgtttttgttttgtttatttgttttttttgcagtcGAGGGATATGAGTAGATGCACCAACAATGAATTTGACTCTGAAGAAACAGAATCTATTTTGCAGAAGAAGTTAGAGATTGCTATTAAACGTGAGAAAGCACAAGCACTTGCTCTCTCTAATCAGGTATTTTTTATGGCATCAACATGAAAATTGCAAACCTTCTGACTtcgttcaaatatttttaaattgaccaaaaatggaaaatttggttttaataacatttgaaaaaaaatctgattgaaatgttaaattaattacCTAGAAAATCCCATAATTCGAATTCTTTAGGGAAAAcactgtttttatttgttttgaaattatttcaaaattaaggacatatattaaaaacaaaataaaattggtcAACTAGACAATTTTGTTTGTATgaataaagatttaaaatttagggACTAGATTTTACactattttgttaataattgaaaataaaaaattgataaaaaaattcagaacttttcatttatatattatatttaaaatatcgtGTAAAATGATACTAATTTACCCGGTTTATGTGAAAGATTCGGAGTCGGTCGTACCAGAATCAATCAGCCGGTGACGATAGAGAGCTTCTAGAGAGAACACAATGGCTTGATCGTTGGATGGCTACAAAGCAATGGGACGACACAATCACCAACTCTACAAACGTTAGAGATCAAATCAAGACTCTTGAATtaaacattcatcatcatcaaagatcgTATCCAGCGACTCCACCGTCGTGCAGAGCTTCAAGATCCGTCATGGTGAGATCAGCTAGTCCTAGGATACCGTGTTCACCTTCCTCGGTGCAGCCAAACTACATGTCGGCTACCGAGTCGGCAAAGGCGAAGGCAAGGACTCAGAGCACGCCACGGCGGAGACCAATTACTGCTAAGAAGCGGCTCTGTTATGCGGAGGAAGAGAGTTTGAGGAGTCCGAGCTTTAAGAGTGCTTATAACGGTTGTCTTTGGGGAGATCATGAATCTGACTATTCTTGTTGTTACGGTGATGGGTACGCCGGAAAAATCTCGCCTTGTTCGACAACTGATCTCCGGTGGTTAAAGTGAGAGACTTCTATTGTTTTTGTAATCTTAACGATCATGCGActtgtttagggttttattgTTTCCTTGTGCCAAAAGCTTTAGTTAGAGAACAAAGTTACAATTCTCAGTTAAACAACTTAACATCGATTCTCTAAGCCGTAgacaatcacataaattttataaaggcttttgttaaaatttggcTACAGTGGAGACATGTTCTAAAGTGTAACGTCCAAGTCTACCAGTTCTATATAGATTCAATATCTTAGAAGCAACTCTGAGATCAGCAAACTCACTTGCTTCTTCTGAAACCCTGAGAACCGGTCTTAATGCAGCGAATTGCGTCTCTATAAGATTCCCCATGCTGATTTCGTCTTCTAAGTTTCCGTCAAATGCTGAAATTGTCTCGTACAGAACTCTTCGAACATCGTAAACTATAAAATCctgaaaatggagaaaaaaaggaaaattgatacAGCAAATGATGATAGATTACTGATTAGAAGATAATGCTAATATCTTGTTCTGGTACCTGTGTATGATCTGTTGCGTACCGAGTCTTGCGTTTGCCATCAGACTTGGAGCTTTCATTGGATAAACTTCTTGTTAAATCCTGAGTTTTGCGCAGTTTTTCCCATTTCTTGTATTCATGGCTCGAGTTTAGTATAGTCAGAAAGAACCGTGCTAGTTCGATCACTCCAACTATATCATCCGGGATAGCTCCTACATTAGGCAACAATAACCCTATAAGCTCACTACATTAATCGGGAATAAGAATATAGAAACAATCCTCAAGGGCTAAGTCTAATCAATCTGTGTTGTTTAGAGATGATCAAACCTGTTAATGCCAATTTTGAGCAGATCTCAGCACCAAGCAGATTAGGAGGGAAAATTCCAGGCGTGTCTAGTACATAGACGTTGGGATGGCTACCGAtctgaaaacaaataaatcctCAAACCATACTAAAACTTGTAGGACCACACAAACCTCAGATACACAGGAAGGTAAATAAGCATAGCGAGAAACTGAAGTGACATAATTTCAAGTAAGAGACCAAACCTTCAAACTCATTATGTCTTTAGTATCTCCAGGCTGCGAGCTAACTGTTGTATGCTTTAGCCTACCTTTCtctataaatatgtttaaattCAATCATGTGGAATTGAGATTAGGACAACAGAGCAACGATCTTTTGAGAAGATAGGAATTTTACCAGTAGCACTAATTCTCCCAATTTGATGAAGAGAGTTGGAGAGAGCGGACTTTCCTACGTTAGGAATCCCAAGAAGCATCATAGTTGTGGTATGACCAGAATGACCAGCCTTGTGTGATTCCCTAACTTGACTCTGCAAGAAGttgagaaactgaaaaaaaagaaagagtctTCTTTAAGTTTCTTTAgccttttaaaaagaaagaactgaAAAGATGAAATCTCGAGAATTAGCGGTTACTTGCTTGACACGTTCACTGTTATGTGAATTTACTGCAAACGAAAGATAGTTTCTCTCCTTAAAGTAATCCATACACGTCTTCAACTCCAAAGGATCCGCGAGTTCCATTTTGTTCAACACAATGATCCGTTTTGCCGGTAAAGGCGAAAACTTTCTCAACAATTCATACTCGGAAGACAATGGAAtctacaaacacacacacacacacaaaagagaagcaacaaaagaaaaagacttagTTCTCTGAGGCAATTAATCGAACACCTGGAAGGCAAAAAGTGgtgtgagaaagaagaaaacaaacacgaGCATCTCTGATCTCAAGTACGAAATCTACTAGCGGAACACGTTCGGAGATTGCCCGAACCGCTGCGGCCATGTGTGGTCCGTACCATCTCCGGTTTGGGTTTCTCGACGCACTGATCACGGCGTCTCCGATTTCCCTCGCAATGTTCCAGCTTCTTCTAGCcgttgccattttttttttaacattaaagCAAACGCGCGTTTCGAAACCTTAAAAGCCCATAAATATGTACCAAATTTGAGCTTAAATGGGCCTTAAATCTTCAAACCCAAAGCCCATATTTAACCCAATTTTATTTAAGGAACTAGATTGATTCAAACTTGCTGGTGTAGAAGATGCTTTCAAGTTGGTTGGGCAAGCAAATAGATTGTTATCTGATAAGATGCAACGTTCTTTGTATGATATCAGATACAGATCCCTTTTATTGTTCACTACCATGCATTCCAACCATTAAAAACTCAATATCAGAGTAGTGAAACCGAAATACCGAATCGATGGAGATGCATTGGGCGTGCTTTGAGTGCTTTGCATGCTTTGCGTTCTTTGCGTGTATTATTTGCTCATTGTGTTTGGGATATAATCTAcgtttttagttattttatgttttggaatAATCTCTCTCGGTGTTGAAGTCCCATCTTTGGAGCTTATACTGCTTAGTTAGGCTGTTCGAAGAGTATTTTAAGTTATGTTAGTGGATGAAGTGTTTTTCTACAAGTGTGAAAGAGGTTATGATGATATAATTGTGGTCTCTCTTGAATAgtgtatatgtataatatgtaCAAATTGGGATGAGACTAATAATCATAGACTGGAATTATGTCTCTAGAAAACTTAAGATAGATTTGTTGGCTAAAAGAACTCTGAATGCTATGGAATCCCTATTTCTTTGTTTCCAAGAACAAAGAAATGTCGTTGACTCTCTTAGAGGAAGGCTAGAAGAGAGTAGCCTATTGGTGTATAGGCCGACAATCCATACTGGACTTTGTTTATGTCGGTTATTATGAACTATTGTTGTAAACTTTAAGAGCTGGTGTTATATAAACTCTTGTATCATTTAAATTAAGCATCGAGGGAGAAAATCGGGCGAGTGGATCTCACGCGCGGCGATTTTTCCTCTcccaaattcttcttcttctgatcacaaTCACGTGCACCAACGTCGGGTCCTCTGTCAATTCCGGTGACGGTGAGGACCCCTCGGCCCATGGTTCTTCATTCGCGACTCATTGCATCTTCCCGGTGAAGCTGTTGGACGAAATCAAGGAACGAGAGAAGAAGGTAGATAGATCgggagacaggagattctggaGGTTTCACGGGATCGGTTATGATAGGGGAGGTAGTTTCCGATCCGGCGaagctaagccaccgtcgaaggTCTTCTTATCTACTCCCTGCTGCCTCTCTCTCGCTCACAAGTGAGCATGAAAACCTCCATGACAAAGGACAGATcagatctctttctccttct contains:
- the LOC104737062 gene encoding DAR GTPase 2, mitochondrial isoform X1; the protein is MATARRSWNIAREIGDAVISASRNPNRRWYGPHMAAAVRAISERVPLVDFVLEIRDARIPLSSEYELLRKFSPLPAKRIIVLNKMELADPLELKTCMDYFKERNYLSFAVNSHNSERVKQFLNFLQSQVRESHKAGHSGHTTTMMLLGIPNVGKSALSNSLHQIGRISATEKGRLKHTTVSSQPGDTKDIMSLKIGSHPNVYVLDTPGIFPPNLLGAEICSKLALTGAIPDDIVGVIELARFFLTILNSSHEYKKWEKLRKTQDLTRSLSNESSKSDGKRKTRYATDHTQDFIVYDVRRVLYETISAFDGNLEDEISMGNLIETQFAALRPVLRVSEEASEFADLRVASKILNLYRTGRLGRYTLEHVSTVAKF
- the LOC104737062 gene encoding DAR GTPase 2, mitochondrial isoform X2 → MATARRSWNIAREIGDAVISASRNPNRRWYGPHMAAAVRAISERVPLVDFVLEIRDARIPLSSEYELLRKFSPLPAKRIIVLNKMELADPLELKTCMDYFKERNYLSFAVNSHNSERVKQFLNFLQSQVRESHKAGHSGHTTTMMLLGIPNVGKSALSNSLHQIGRISATEKGRLKHTTVSSQPGDTKDIMSLKIGSHPNVYVLDTPGIFPPNLLGAEICSKLALTGAIPDDIVGVIELARFFLTILNSSHEYKKWEKLRKTQDLTRSLSNESSKSDGKRKTRYATDHTQDFIVYDVRRVLYETISAFDGNLEDEISMGNLIETQFAALRPVLRVSEEARNNKTLNKSHDR
- the LOC104737063 gene encoding protein IQ-DOMAIN 14-like, coding for MAKKNGTSWFTAVKKILWSPSKDSDHKKTHKKDTDYKKNEKKGWIFRKTKLETSNSVVEDTIRTVLTVETVEEEKPAVNVSAVDEAVAEIVKLKAPPGFIRRHCAAIVIQTAFRGYLSRRALRALRGIVKLQALVRGNNVRNQAKLTLRCIKALVRVQDQVLNHHQQQRSRVLSSSPSRNYNIEARRNSMFAESNGFWDTKTYLQDIRSRRSLSRDMSRCTNNEFDSEETESILQKKLEIAIKREKAQALALSNQIRSRSYQNQSAGDDRELLERTQWLDRWMATKQWDDTITNSTNVRDQIKTLELNIHHHQRSYPATPPSCRASRSVMVRSASPRIPCSPSSVQPNYMSATESAKAKARTQSTPRRRPITAKKRLCYAEEESLRSPSFKSAYNGCLWGDHESDYSCCYGDGYAGKISPCSTTDLRWLK